Proteins from one Staphylococcus sp. IVB6214 genomic window:
- a CDS encoding antibiotic biosynthesis monooxygenase: MTEIFRVFKLEIKDSYQDEFFEVGKNNFKQSIQLEEGTLGMFTAHLPTESNQKIVVERYESDKAYQKHINSSHFKVFSDLAKVAVKSSEVITLNPKVFLQKSEPLNIYEQTDLSVRLATVKVSNNHQFADMVLPFMKWSIAAEKGTLLLYAGIDNQNPNTWYFFEIYQNDEAYDAHLETAQFKAYIQKSKDLVHYKELQVLSEEMLVTQSYNT, translated from the coding sequence ATGACAGAAATATTTAGAGTGTTCAAATTGGAAATAAAAGATAGCTATCAAGATGAATTTTTTGAAGTTGGAAAAAATAATTTTAAACAATCTATACAGTTAGAAGAAGGTACACTTGGTATGTTTACTGCACACTTACCAACTGAATCTAATCAAAAAATTGTCGTTGAACGTTATGAAAGTGATAAAGCATATCAAAAACATATAAATTCATCTCACTTTAAAGTGTTCAGTGATTTAGCCAAAGTAGCAGTTAAAAGCAGTGAAGTCATTACGTTAAATCCGAAAGTTTTTCTTCAAAAGTCTGAACCATTAAATATATATGAACAAACAGATTTGTCAGTTCGACTTGCGACGGTTAAAGTTTCTAATAATCATCAGTTTGCTGATATGGTTTTACCATTTATGAAATGGAGTATTGCGGCTGAAAAAGGAACACTTTTATTATATGCAGGAATTGATAACCAAAACCCAAATACATGGTATTTCTTTGAGATATATCAAAATGATGAGGCATATGATGCTCATTTAGAAACAGCCCAATTTAAAGCGTATATCCAGAAAAGTAAAGATCTGGTTCATTATAAAGAACTACAAGTTTTGTCAGAGGAAATGTTAGTAACGCAATCATATAACACCTAA
- a CDS encoding ATP-binding cassette domain-containing protein: protein MIKLSNVIKTYTQGQVQTEVLKGIQLEIAKEDFVAIVGTSGCGKSTLINIIGLFFQEFLMSTFVLMIITLFNRIKNGKF, encoded by the coding sequence ATGATTAAATTAAGTAATGTGATCAAGACATATACTCAAGGACAAGTACAAACAGAAGTATTAAAAGGTATCCAATTGGAAATTGCAAAAGAGGACTTTGTGGCGATTGTTGGAACGTCTGGTTGTGGAAAATCAACACTAATCAATATCATTGGTCTGTTTTTTCAAGAATTTTTAATGAGTACTTTTGTTTTAATGATTATTACGCTTTTTAATCGAATTAAAAATGGGAAGTTTTAA
- a CDS encoding cupin domain-containing protein — translation MKHEEVKNKPLFNLGEDNPYGDYFIGQSYLALLAQSPDDSTSVGNVTFEPGCRNNWHVHLDGYQILLVTGGEGLYQEEGKTARILKAGDVVVTEKGVKHWHGATNDAWFSHIAITAGSSEFYESVSNKEYEEANIKHS, via the coding sequence ATGAAACATGAAGAAGTTAAAAATAAGCCATTATTTAATCTAGGAGAAGATAATCCATACGGTGATTATTTTATTGGCCAATCCTATCTAGCGTTATTGGCACAATCTCCAGATGATTCAACAAGTGTTGGAAATGTTACTTTTGAGCCAGGGTGTCGTAATAATTGGCATGTACATTTAGATGGTTATCAAATTTTATTGGTAACAGGTGGAGAAGGATTGTATCAGGAAGAAGGTAAAACAGCACGCATTTTAAAAGCTGGGGATGTCGTTGTAACAGAAAAAGGTGTTAAACATTGGCATGGTGCAACAAATGATGCTTGGTTTAGCCATATTGCTATTACAGCAGGGTCAAGTGAATTTTATGAATCAGTTAGCAATAAAGAATATGAGGAAGCAAACATAAAACATAGCTAA
- a CDS encoding LysR family transcriptional regulator: MNSKQIDCTLELAKTKNFNQAAKNLFITQPALSYQIKSLENEVGFLIFERSTKGVQLTLAGIEFCERVAYIKEEVKTCIEDCLNINHNYNDVIRICVPYRTAIHFLSDAIESFKISHPNIFIEVTIDPQPYQYQQFIEGKYDLFFGIQSTLTSHKEINIIHLYDSHIFLVVNKDDTLAQFESASSRDLINHTLLVGGGSPPELRQLQNSIMSQFQISTLTSANHETTLINIAAKRGVCLIPGLLNDFNQEFSWIPFETSTTIPCVLCRHQNDSKEHITDFIALLQDFYINHKTTKF; the protein is encoded by the coding sequence ATGAATTCCAAACAAATTGATTGTACTTTAGAACTTGCAAAAACCAAAAATTTTAATCAAGCAGCTAAAAATTTATTCATCACACAACCTGCACTCTCATATCAGATTAAAAGTTTAGAAAATGAAGTTGGCTTCTTGATTTTTGAACGTTCTACAAAAGGGGTTCAATTGACGTTGGCGGGTATTGAATTTTGTGAGCGAGTCGCCTATATCAAGGAGGAAGTTAAAACATGTATTGAAGATTGTTTAAATATTAATCATAATTACAATGATGTTATAAGAATATGCGTACCATATCGAACAGCCATTCATTTTCTTTCAGATGCTATAGAAAGTTTCAAAATATCACACCCAAATATTTTTATTGAGGTAACAATAGATCCTCAACCATATCAATACCAACAATTCATTGAAGGTAAATATGATTTATTTTTTGGAATACAATCTACTTTAACTTCACATAAAGAGATTAATATCATTCATTTATATGACAGTCATATATTTTTAGTTGTAAATAAGGACGATACATTAGCACAATTTGAAAGTGCGTCTAGTCGTGATCTTATTAATCATACCTTACTCGTAGGGGGTGGAAGTCCTCCCGAATTAAGACAGCTTCAAAATAGCATTATGTCACAATTCCAAATATCTACATTAACAAGCGCTAATCATGAAACAACGCTAATTAATATTGCAGCAAAACGTGGTGTTTGTTTGATACCTGGACTGCTGAATGATTTTAATCAAGAATTTTCTTGGATTCCTTTTGAAACTTCAACTACAATTCCATGTGTCTTATGTCGACATCAAAATGATTCAAAGGAACACATCACAGACTTTATTGCATTATTGCAAGATTTCTATATAAATCACAAAACAACTAAATTTTAA
- a CDS encoding Crp/Fnr family transcriptional regulator, with product MSEHLCVSLVPLFHQLDHEDLAKINARAKVSYYEKGDVIFQPGDEQLYIVADGNMKIYQLSSNGKEQLLRVVEPGSYEGESQLFGVENDTRFGEALNKTTICSISKQDFNEILVDYPQLSMKLLEFNMQKVLQLEQQTQFLSMEKVEERLASYLIDLMTAEESDKVVIPMSMKDLATFLGTTPETLSRKLKYLEQLGCIKRKGRNISIVDVEELENI from the coding sequence ATGTCAGAACATCTATGTGTATCATTGGTCCCATTATTCCATCAACTCGATCATGAAGATTTAGCGAAGATTAATGCACGTGCAAAGGTATCGTATTATGAAAAAGGAGATGTCATTTTCCAGCCAGGTGATGAACAATTATATATTGTTGCTGATGGAAATATGAAAATTTACCAGTTATCGAGTAATGGTAAAGAACAACTATTACGCGTTGTAGAACCGGGGAGTTATGAAGGAGAAAGCCAACTGTTTGGTGTAGAGAATGATACGCGCTTTGGTGAAGCATTAAACAAAACGACAATTTGTTCAATTAGTAAACAAGATTTTAATGAGATATTAGTAGACTATCCACAACTTTCAATGAAACTATTAGAATTTAATATGCAGAAAGTCCTTCAATTAGAGCAACAAACGCAATTCCTTTCAATGGAGAAGGTAGAAGAACGGTTGGCATCATATCTGATAGATCTTATGACTGCTGAAGAGAGTGATAAGGTGGTTATTCCGATGTCGATGAAAGACCTTGCGACATTTTTAGGAACAACACCCGAAACGTTATCTCGAAAGTTAAAGTATTTGGAGCAACTCGGTTGTATCAAAAGAAAAGGGCGCAACATTTCAATTGTAGATGTAGAAGAACTTGAAAATATATGA
- the rplS gene encoding 50S ribosomal protein L19 produces the protein MTNHKLIEAVTQSQLRDDIPSFRPGDTLRVHVRIVEGTRERIQVFEGVVIKRRGGGISETFTVRKISSGVGVERTFPVHTPKIEKIEVKRRGKVRRAKLYYLRSLRGKAARIQEIR, from the coding sequence ATGACAAACCACAAATTAATCGAAGCAGTAACACAATCACAATTACGTGATGATATCCCATCATTCCGTCCTGGTGACACTTTACGTGTACACGTACGTATCGTTGAGGGTACTCGCGAACGTATCCAAGTATTCGAAGGTGTTGTAATCAAACGTCGCGGTGGCGGTATTTCAGAAACTTTCACAGTTCGTAAAATTTCTTCAGGTGTTGGTGTTGAACGTACATTCCCTGTACACACACCAAAAATCGAGAAAATCGAAGTGAAACGTCGTGGTAAAGTACGTCGTGCAAAACTTTACTACTTACGTAGCTTACGTGGTAAAGCAGCACGTATCCAAGAGATTCGTTAA
- a CDS encoding ISL3 family transposase, with the protein MCNDILKLLKIKDENIQVLKVEEDVEVRGQLSTVVYGTLSYTPKACMKCGCVNDGQIHKHGKRVSRLTLLKSQESNVYLNLAKERFKCLHCLKTFTAQTNIVDSNCFITNRVKLAIQDKLTRVQSEIDIANDCSVSPSTVKRCIHHISQSLIVKPSSGLPKHLSIDEFKSVKNVTTAMSFLFINNETNQIIDILEDRRIHKLKEYFYRFDRRERLAVKTVTADMYEPYINFIHEVFPNAILIFDRFHIVQHLNRELNKQRISIMNTCRYKSSTDYTKMKKHWKLFLSDRQDINSYEYFWSKSFKTYTTSRDILEYLLNLDQQLYDTYMLVHHLREALKQCDWLRFKETLMSVEKKHVSRGVWRVIRFYKKYEYILYSTIKHPKLNNGAIEGINNKIKLIKRVSYGYRNFNNFKARILIIFKLYQRRKKDSLLINNAA; encoded by the coding sequence ATGTGTAATGATATATTAAAACTATTAAAAATAAAAGATGAAAATATTCAAGTTCTTAAAGTGGAAGAAGATGTAGAAGTGCGTGGTCAGCTTTCTACGGTTGTTTATGGAACACTTTCTTATACACCAAAGGCATGTATGAAGTGTGGTTGTGTCAATGACGGACAAATACATAAGCACGGTAAACGTGTTTCGCGTTTAACACTATTAAAATCTCAAGAGTCTAATGTTTATCTTAATTTAGCGAAAGAACGCTTTAAGTGTCTACATTGTTTAAAGACTTTTACGGCTCAAACAAACATTGTTGATAGTAATTGCTTTATTACTAACCGTGTGAAATTAGCGATTCAGGACAAACTCACACGTGTACAGTCTGAGATAGACATTGCTAATGATTGTAGTGTTTCACCAAGCACAGTTAAGAGATGTATTCACCATATCTCACAATCATTAATAGTAAAACCTTCATCTGGATTGCCTAAACATCTCTCCATAGATGAATTTAAAAGCGTTAAAAATGTGACAACAGCGATGAGTTTTCTGTTTATAAATAATGAAACGAATCAGATTATCGATATCTTAGAAGATAGACGTATTCACAAACTTAAAGAGTACTTCTATCGTTTTGATCGTCGTGAACGATTAGCTGTCAAAACGGTCACAGCCGATATGTATGAACCCTACATTAACTTCATTCATGAAGTATTCCCGAATGCGATTTTAATCTTTGATCGTTTTCACATTGTTCAGCACCTTAACCGTGAACTTAATAAGCAACGTATTTCTATAATGAATACTTGTCGCTATAAGTCATCAACAGATTACACGAAAATGAAAAAACACTGGAAACTTTTCCTTTCTGACAGACAAGATATCAACAGCTATGAATACTTTTGGTCGAAGTCCTTCAAAACGTATACGACATCAAGAGATATTTTAGAGTATCTATTAAATCTTGATCAGCAGCTCTATGACACATATATGTTAGTTCATCACCTTCGAGAAGCATTAAAACAATGTGATTGGTTACGTTTCAAAGAAACTTTAATGAGTGTTGAAAAGAAGCATGTATCACGTGGTGTTTGGCGTGTCATTCGGTTCTATAAAAAATACGAGTATATCCTTTATTCAACAATTAAACACCCTAAGTTAAACAATGGAGCGATTGAAGGTATCAATAATAAAATTAAGCTTATTAAACGTGTATCATATGGCTATCGAAACTTTAATAACTTCAAGGCAAGGATACTGATTATTTTTAAGCTATATCAACGACGTAAAAAGGATAGTTTACTAATAAATAACGCTGCATAA
- a CDS encoding YfhO family protein, which yields MKINTRIPHWVKIILIACCVGAIVYAPVVGRFILHGAIHSGEGDGFKQMMPFQLFLYERMSNFSSFYDIGLGLGGDYFTDLSYYYTTSPIMYINFLCIKLLQLFTSIDPSHIDFWPANQIIVAYFKCVLTFLITYGMFKMFNIRNPYRFLGAMLYSTSTILYYFNFTWSFFGDIMLYLPLSIWRIERFFKTRKIGLFIVAIALTLFSNFYFSYYEALALGAYFIYRMIFTHPDDIISRWKKLWLLVPAVMISFCIASFGFLTGVRSFLNNDRQLNDFDIAPLIDFTQKYHIFSNGFYFTITFIALVALFSFKLYRYYYYRMFSILTWILLIGALTPYFDSLFNGFSYPQRRWGYLLVLSTSILISIWLKHITELTWQDYMISLLPLIPLAIATVLLSEGRMWWMIASSLILVILAYFVYHQKPLTQRLTYMIVGLFIIQQFVLLLNYHSNNIIPHQAGTDRLQSAKYHSHELQKTIDTITNRQSPLERIDYMSNYAVNSNMIYGFNGVALYSSIFDGEILKYYDKQMQINMEYDSNSTYRLLGNRANLYALWGVSDRIKKDDDPSIPYGMHKENTIHHGNTTWTHSRNTIDYPAAHLTSKVYDASDLKSPLDREHAMLQGVVLDDVKGNTSFQSNPNLVKSAKITPRDAVQHGDRLTVKKQFGGLDISVPSSAQKQYKDYYLEMDVELLHPDQPHYLEVDDFHQRRTRLDYKYKRFVTPITVRVPANDPMQLKLKKGTYRVKIKGIYGEDYETVKKAKQDVTPVKVTKANRHMNVEMRPSKDSYLVLPIPYRDGMKAEVNGESRVVKQGNGLQSVIPVHKGDHHLTLSYELPYWRLYTAMTVLGLISAFIYRWWLRRNI from the coding sequence TTGAAGATTAATACTCGTATCCCACATTGGGTAAAGATTATACTGATTGCTTGTTGTGTCGGCGCCATTGTGTATGCGCCTGTCGTTGGTCGTTTTATATTACACGGTGCGATACACAGTGGTGAAGGTGACGGCTTTAAACAAATGATGCCGTTCCAATTATTTCTCTATGAACGCATGTCTAATTTTTCATCTTTTTATGACATCGGTTTAGGGTTAGGCGGAGATTATTTCACAGATTTATCCTATTACTACACGACTTCTCCTATTATGTACATTAATTTTTTATGCATTAAACTTTTACAATTATTTACCTCTATTGATCCATCTCACATTGATTTTTGGCCTGCAAATCAAATTATCGTTGCATATTTCAAATGTGTTCTAACATTCCTAATCACTTATGGGATGTTTAAAATGTTTAATATTCGTAATCCCTATCGCTTTTTAGGTGCGATGCTATACAGTACATCAACGATTCTATATTATTTTAATTTTACATGGTCATTTTTTGGGGACATCATGCTCTATCTCCCACTATCAATTTGGAGAATAGAACGTTTCTTTAAAACACGAAAGATTGGATTATTTATAGTTGCCATCGCGCTTACATTGTTTTCTAACTTTTATTTTAGTTATTATGAAGCATTGGCTTTGGGTGCCTATTTCATTTATAGGATGATTTTCACACATCCAGACGATATTATCTCACGTTGGAAAAAGCTATGGTTACTTGTACCAGCTGTTATGATCAGCTTTTGTATCGCATCATTTGGTTTTTTAACAGGTGTTCGTTCATTTCTCAATAACGATCGACAACTCAATGATTTTGATATTGCACCATTGATTGATTTTACACAGAAATATCATATTTTTTCTAACGGCTTTTACTTTACGATTACATTTATCGCACTCGTTGCATTATTTTCGTTCAAGTTATACCGTTACTATTACTATCGCATGTTTTCAATTTTGACTTGGATTCTGTTAATTGGTGCCTTAACCCCATATTTCGATAGCCTTTTTAATGGCTTTTCTTATCCACAGAGACGTTGGGGCTACCTTCTCGTCCTATCAACGAGTATCTTGATTTCAATTTGGTTGAAACATATTACTGAATTGACATGGCAAGATTATATGATTTCATTGCTTCCATTGATACCTCTAGCCATTGCAACTGTGCTATTATCAGAGGGACGGATGTGGTGGATGATTGCAAGTAGTTTGATCTTAGTCATTCTTGCATATTTTGTTTATCATCAAAAGCCACTCACACAACGATTAACTTATATGATCGTAGGATTGTTTATCATCCAGCAGTTTGTATTATTGTTGAATTATCATTCAAACAATATTATTCCGCACCAAGCCGGCACTGATCGCTTACAGTCCGCAAAGTACCATAGTCATGAGCTACAAAAAACAATTGACACTATTACAAATAGACAATCACCACTTGAACGTATTGACTATATGAGCAACTACGCAGTCAATTCCAATATGATTTATGGCTTTAATGGTGTGGCGCTCTATTCTAGTATATTTGATGGGGAAATATTAAAGTACTATGATAAACAAATGCAGATTAATATGGAGTACGACAGTAACAGTACGTACCGTTTACTTGGAAATCGTGCCAACTTATATGCATTATGGGGTGTTTCAGATCGTATCAAAAAAGATGACGACCCATCTATCCCTTATGGTATGCATAAAGAAAATACCATTCATCATGGCAATACAACATGGACACATAGCCGTAATACCATTGATTATCCTGCTGCACATCTGACATCTAAAGTTTATGATGCGTCAGATTTGAAGTCACCTTTAGATCGTGAACACGCAATGCTTCAAGGTGTCGTACTAGATGATGTAAAAGGTAATACCTCTTTTCAATCAAACCCAAATCTTGTGAAGTCTGCGAAGATTACACCACGTGATGCAGTGCAACATGGAGATCGCCTAACCGTTAAGAAACAATTCGGTGGCCTTGATATATCAGTGCCATCTTCTGCACAAAAACAATATAAAGACTACTATTTAGAAATGGATGTAGAATTGTTACATCCAGATCAACCACATTATTTAGAAGTGGATGATTTTCACCAGCGACGAACAAGACTTGACTACAAGTATAAACGCTTTGTGACACCTATAACTGTTCGTGTTCCAGCGAATGATCCAATGCAACTGAAGCTAAAAAAAGGGACATATCGTGTGAAGATAAAAGGTATCTATGGTGAAGATTATGAGACGGTAAAAAAAGCAAAACAAGATGTAACACCAGTTAAGGTAACAAAAGCAAATCGGCATATGAATGTTGAGATGAGACCAAGTAAAGATTCATACCTTGTACTTCCTATTCCGTATAGAGACGGAATGAAAGCAGAAGTAAATGGTGAGTCACGCGTTGTTAAGCAAGGTAATGGCTTACAATCTGTAATTCCAGTTCATAAAGGAGATCATCACCTTACATTAAGTTATGAATTACCTTATTGGCGACTCTACACTGCCATGACAGTCCTTGGTCTAATCAGTGCATTCATCTATCGATGGTGGTTACGTCGCAATATTTAA
- a CDS encoding NAD(P)H-dependent oxidoreductase produces the protein MKTTIFLFHPNINVSRVNRALSTAAEKAGIEVRNLYDLYPDWKIDVKKEQEVLKDVDRIVFQFPMYWYSTPSLMKEWFDQVLEYGWAYGSEGNALQGKKVILAVSQGSPAESYTKSGRVEATTEELLKPIFTIKYLTGLEFEAPFVVAGTSNLADDDLEKASKEYVKRLNELS, from the coding sequence ATGAAAACGACAATTTTTTTATTTCATCCAAATATAAATGTATCTCGTGTGAATCGCGCATTATCAACAGCAGCTGAAAAAGCAGGAATTGAAGTGCGTAACCTTTATGACCTTTATCCAGATTGGAAAATTGATGTTAAAAAAGAGCAAGAAGTGTTAAAAGATGTTGACCGTATTGTCTTCCAATTTCCAATGTATTGGTATTCAACACCATCATTAATGAAAGAATGGTTTGACCAAGTTTTAGAGTATGGGTGGGCTTATGGCTCGGAAGGCAATGCGTTACAAGGTAAGAAGGTGATACTAGCAGTTTCTCAAGGTTCTCCTGCTGAAAGTTATACAAAAAGTGGACGAGTTGAAGCGACAACAGAAGAACTTTTAAAACCTATTTTTACAATCAAGTACCTAACAGGTTTAGAATTTGAAGCACCGTTTGTGGTAGCAGGTACTTCCAATTTGGCAGATGATGACTTAGAAAAAGCTTCAAAAGAATATGTTAAACGTCTAAATGAATTATCTTAA
- a CDS encoding cation-translocating P-type ATPase: MQKAILKYKYQLLLIVTILLALAIFIHLVSGYKTIVQILLIIASLLGGAPIFVQAIQALKVRIVSIDLLVSIAIIGALFIKNFEESAVVAFLFLLGSYLEQRTLNKTRSAIQNLVELSPETALRQESNGEFVETDIDEIDVTDTLLVKTGERVPVDGVVTYGNGTVNEASITGESIPVTKKIGTKVFAGTILEDGMLHVEAERIGEETTFGKIIELVEEAQDSKSEAERFIDHFAKYYTPFILILAMVIWIMTRNIELVVTILVLGCPGALVIGVPVSNVAGLGNGAKNGVLLKGSEVIHRLSHIDTILFDKTGTLTYGMPRVNEEIFYTDDPEKAMSYLVSIEASSNHPLARAIIDQYGSAKKYDIDDLTVVKGGGMTATINGQQVIIGNRQILEQYEITIPESIKLDIKRLENEGHTIIITVIDRHIALINGVQDQVREGLQKDLERLNKLGVKKRIVLSGDNQGTVDRVVEKLNLTDGYGNMLPDEKSAVVRQLQDSGETVAFIGDGINDSPSLAVADIGIAMGSGTDVAIETSNVVLMNEDFQHLPHAIGLAKAIRRNMIQNIIIALLVVLVLLLSIIFSSWMNMAIGMFVHEASILVVILNGMRLLNFKQK, encoded by the coding sequence ATGCAAAAGGCTATTTTGAAATACAAATATCAATTACTACTTATTGTGACAATCTTACTTGCTTTAGCAATTTTCATTCATTTGGTCTCAGGATATAAGACTATCGTTCAGATACTATTAATTATTGCATCGCTACTTGGAGGTGCACCGATATTCGTACAAGCCATTCAGGCGTTGAAAGTACGAATAGTCAGTATTGACTTACTTGTCTCAATTGCTATTATTGGTGCACTTTTTATTAAGAACTTTGAAGAATCGGCAGTAGTCGCATTTCTTTTCTTGCTCGGATCATATCTAGAACAACGAACGTTAAATAAAACGCGTTCTGCCATTCAAAATCTTGTAGAACTATCACCTGAAACAGCGCTTCGACAGGAGTCAAACGGAGAGTTTGTCGAGACAGATATTGATGAGATAGATGTAACAGATACGTTACTTGTTAAAACAGGTGAGCGTGTGCCCGTAGACGGTGTTGTCACATACGGAAACGGCACAGTTAATGAAGCGAGTATTACAGGAGAGTCAATACCTGTCACGAAAAAAATTGGTACAAAAGTTTTTGCAGGTACAATCTTAGAAGACGGTATGTTACATGTGGAAGCAGAACGCATAGGAGAAGAAACAACATTTGGAAAAATTATTGAGTTAGTTGAAGAGGCACAAGATTCAAAATCAGAAGCAGAACGTTTTATCGATCATTTTGCGAAATACTATACGCCGTTCATTCTAATTTTGGCAATGGTTATTTGGATAATGACAAGAAATATAGAATTAGTTGTTACAATTCTTGTACTTGGCTGTCCGGGTGCACTCGTTATCGGTGTTCCTGTATCAAATGTTGCTGGACTCGGAAACGGTGCTAAAAATGGTGTGCTGTTAAAGGGTAGTGAAGTGATTCACCGCTTGAGTCATATTGATACAATTTTATTTGATAAAACGGGTACTTTGACTTATGGAATGCCACGTGTAAACGAAGAAATCTTTTATACTGATGACCCAGAGAAAGCCATGTCATATCTCGTGAGTATAGAAGCCTCATCTAATCATCCGCTTGCTAGAGCCATTATAGATCAATATGGTTCAGCTAAAAAGTATGATATCGATGATTTAACTGTTGTAAAAGGTGGCGGTATGACTGCAACTATCAATGGACAACAAGTTATCATTGGAAATCGTCAAATCTTAGAACAATATGAAATAACAATACCGGAATCAATCAAGTTAGACATAAAACGACTTGAAAATGAAGGACATACAATTATTATCACAGTGATTGATAGACACATCGCATTAATCAATGGTGTACAAGATCAAGTTCGTGAAGGTCTTCAAAAAGATTTGGAACGATTAAATAAACTAGGTGTAAAAAAACGTATTGTTCTGTCAGGGGATAATCAAGGAACTGTTGATCGTGTAGTTGAAAAGTTGAACTTAACAGATGGATACGGCAACATGCTGCCTGATGAAAAATCAGCCGTTGTACGTCAGTTGCAAGATAGTGGTGAAACAGTTGCATTTATTGGTGATGGGATTAATGATAGCCCATCTCTTGCAGTCGCTGATATTGGTATTGCAATGGGATCGGGTACGGACGTTGCGATTGAAACATCAAACGTTGTCCTAATGAATGAAGACTTTCAGCACTTACCGCATGCGATTGGATTAGCCAAAGCCATTAGAAGAAATATGATACAGAACATTATTATTGCACTACTCGTCGTACTCGTTCTTCTTTTGAGTATTATTTTCAGTAGTTGGATGAATATGGCAATTGGGATGTTTGTTCATGAAGCAAGTATATTGGTCGTAATATTAAATGGAATGCGATTATTAAATTTTAAACAAAAATAA
- a CDS encoding heavy metal-associated domain-containing protein, producing the protein MKKAIIKLETLTCPSCIQKIEAVMKRLEGVHAETVKVMFNASKVKADFDAEILKLDQIVNAIESMGYEVLKATEK; encoded by the coding sequence ATGAAAAAAGCAATAATAAAATTAGAAACGCTAACTTGTCCATCATGTATTCAGAAAATAGAAGCTGTAATGAAACGATTAGAAGGTGTTCATGCAGAAACTGTAAAAGTAATGTTCAATGCAAGCAAAGTAAAAGCAGACTTTGACGCAGAAATATTGAAGTTGGATCAAATTGTAAATGCGATCGAATCAATGGGATATGAAGTTTTAAAAGCAACTGAAAAATAA
- a CDS encoding GtrA family protein — translation MTSERFFEIIRFVIVGGINTVNYYIVYLILLHIFHIQYLISHLVGFVVAFVISYYLNCYFVYKVKPTLKKFFAFPFTQVVNMSVQTLLIYVFVDVFNFNESIAPFVGLIVTIPITYLLSKYILTNRI, via the coding sequence ATGACTTCAGAACGTTTTTTTGAAATCATTCGTTTTGTTATTGTAGGTGGTATTAATACTGTCAATTATTATATCGTCTACCTGATTTTATTACATATATTCCACATCCAATATTTAATCAGTCATCTTGTTGGATTTGTTGTAGCTTTTGTTATTTCATACTATTTAAATTGTTATTTCGTCTACAAAGTGAAACCAACACTGAAAAAGTTTTTCGCATTCCCGTTTACACAAGTTGTCAATATGAGTGTACAAACACTACTCATATATGTGTTTGTAGATGTTTTCAATTTCAATGAGTCTATCGCACCATTTGTCGGTCTCATTGTGACAATTCCAATTACTTACCTGTTATCAAAGTATATCTTAACGAATCGCATTTAA